The Streptococcaceae bacterium ESL0687 genome has a segment encoding these proteins:
- a CDS encoding NUDIX domain-containing protein gives MTEDLTLDSKSGRLNLRVAAWIEAHDKFLVAEFPNGNMSLMGGRIKFGESSQEALQREVLEESGQVLKNFQLMALVENFYQNASNYHELLFIYSCQIEILDNYESEEEFMKLKWISKEEMAQVKPKILLNLIDLKPKDYPLHLVNRD, from the coding sequence ATGACCGAAGATTTAACTCTTGACAGTAAAAGCGGCAGGCTCAATCTTCGAGTGGCTGCTTGGATTGAAGCTCATGATAAATTTTTAGTAGCCGAATTTCCAAATGGCAACATGTCCCTCATGGGAGGTCGAATCAAATTTGGCGAAAGTAGCCAAGAAGCCTTACAAAGAGAGGTTTTAGAAGAAAGCGGACAGGTGCTTAAGAACTTTCAGCTCATGGCCCTTGTGGAAAACTTTTATCAAAATGCTAGTAATTACCATGAACTCTTGTTTATTTATAGCTGTCAAATTGAAATCTTAGATAACTATGAATCTGAAGAAGAATTTATGAAACTTAAATGGATAAGTAAAGAAGAGATGGCCCAAGTAAAACCTAAAATTCTTTTAAATTTGATTGATTTAAAGCCTAAAGATTATCCCCTACACCTAGTCAACAGGGATTAG